A region of uncultured Desulfobacter sp. DNA encodes the following proteins:
- a CDS encoding AbrB family transcriptional regulator, with product MERYLLVISVGIIGGLLAQRYNVPGGAVVGAMLCTGLTVLFLPRGVVLAPSVRTGIQIILGITLGVSMDRSLLTLGMKIMPLAILSTIVLLTVAVCMAFLASKLGLVDFGTALFGFSPGGMTGMAILAQSENHNGSFVAFLHLVRIFTLFIVIPLLVKGVLYLQSKGYL from the coding sequence ATGGAAAGATATTTGCTGGTTATTTCGGTGGGGATTATCGGGGGCCTTCTGGCACAACGCTATAATGTGCCTGGTGGCGCCGTTGTCGGGGCAATGCTGTGTACTGGACTTACAGTACTGTTTTTACCCAGGGGGGTTGTGCTGGCCCCTTCTGTGCGTACGGGTATACAAATTATTCTGGGCATCACTCTCGGGGTCTCCATGGACCGCTCCCTGCTGACTTTGGGAATGAAGATCATGCCCCTGGCAATTTTGAGCACCATTGTACTTTTAACTGTTGCCGTGTGCATGGCGTTTCTGGCCAGCAAGCTTGGACTGGTGGATTTTGGTACGGCCCTGTTCGGCTTCTCCCCGGGAGGAATGACGGGGATGGCCATCCTGGCCCAATCCGAAAACCATAACGGCTCCTTTGTGGCATTTTTACATCTGGTGAGAATATTCACCCTTTTCATCGTCATTCCCCTGCTTGTGAAGGGGGTATTATATCTGCAGAGCAAGGGGTATCTATAG
- a CDS encoding ATP-binding protein codes for MPFTIRTKIILGFMASLIFVCVLSMAFGLNIVTLKNKMMVLDEFHGLLDNILEIRRYEKNTILYGYQEKTVEELMDYLQRTKRDISILSQSIGTIEGVDQYNSFKKKFETYRTLMGAGKKRLDSAEVARIRTLGSDMVKFCEGLLVQKRERIDRSLENMVSFSITAVLGFILCVAILFLFEAKSLIKRLKQVTLATRSIPQGRFKTIMEDASKHDEISQLIAGFNQMVRELDEKQEQLVQSRKLASIGTFTSGIAHEINNPLNNISLTADGLLDAFDDLSDTEAREMIQDILIQTSRASNVVKNLLDFSRSDQTHMSRITIPEVISGTLGLIRNQLMVHKIRLTTDIPDNLPAIQGNLHNLEQVFINLFSNAMAAMADGGDIHVSANVQDDGSIRILFKDSGQGISQENLAQIFDPFFTTKAVGQGTGLGLSIVYGIIKKHSGSVAVESGNGQGACFIITLPTAQDEPDAR; via the coding sequence ATGCCCTTTACCATCCGAACCAAAATTATATTGGGCTTTATGGCAAGCCTTATCTTTGTCTGTGTCCTAAGCATGGCCTTCGGGCTCAACATCGTGACATTGAAAAATAAAATGATGGTGTTAGACGAATTTCACGGACTTTTGGACAATATCCTTGAAATCCGAAGATATGAGAAAAACACCATTCTTTACGGATACCAGGAAAAAACCGTTGAAGAGCTCATGGACTATCTGCAACGTACCAAAAGAGATATCTCCATTCTTTCCCAGTCAATCGGCACCATTGAAGGCGTTGACCAGTACAACAGTTTCAAGAAGAAGTTTGAAACCTACAGAACACTCATGGGAGCGGGTAAAAAGCGACTGGACAGTGCCGAGGTTGCCCGGATCCGCACCCTCGGCAGTGATATGGTGAAGTTCTGTGAGGGATTGCTGGTACAAAAACGCGAACGAATCGACCGCTCTTTGGAGAATATGGTCTCTTTTTCCATCACAGCTGTGCTTGGATTTATCCTTTGTGTTGCCATTCTATTCCTGTTTGAAGCAAAAAGCCTGATCAAACGTCTCAAGCAGGTGACGTTGGCGACACGAAGCATCCCCCAGGGGCGGTTCAAAACCATCATGGAAGATGCATCCAAACACGATGAGATTTCCCAGCTCATTGCCGGTTTCAACCAGATGGTCCGGGAGCTGGATGAAAAGCAGGAGCAGCTGGTCCAGTCCAGGAAACTGGCCTCCATCGGAACCTTTACATCGGGCATTGCCCATGAAATCAATAATCCGCTGAACAATATATCCCTGACTGCCGACGGTCTTCTTGACGCCTTTGACGATCTTTCCGACACAGAAGCCCGGGAGATGATCCAGGACATTCTCATCCAGACCTCCCGGGCGAGCAATGTGGTGAAAAACCTTCTGGATTTTTCCCGCAGTGATCAAACGCATATGTCACGGATTACCATCCCCGAGGTCATTTCTGGCACCCTGGGGCTGATAAGAAATCAGCTCATGGTTCACAAGATCCGTCTGACCACAGATATCCCGGACAACCTTCCGGCCATCCAGGGCAACCTGCACAACCTGGAGCAGGTCTTTATCAATCTGTTTTCCAACGCCATGGCTGCCATGGCCGACGGCGGCGATATCCATGTATCTGCCAACGTGCAGGATGACGGAAGTATCCGTATACTGTTCAAGGATTCCGGCCAGGGCATTTCCCAGGAAAACCTGGCCCAGATATTTGATCCTTTTTTTACCACCAAAGCCGTGGGTCAAGGTACCGGACTTGGTCTAAGCATTGTCTACGGTATCATCAAAAAACACTCGGGGAGTGTGGCTGTTGAAAGTGGAAATGGCCAGGGCGCATGCTTTATTATTACCCTTCCCACGGCCCAGGATGAACCGGACGCCCGGTAA
- a CDS encoding sulfite exporter TauE/SafE family protein, with amino-acid sequence MWHLYLPIAGLSINTLAVFAMGGFVGLLSGIFGVGGGFLMTPLLIMIGIPPTIAAASDSNQIVGASTSGTLAHYRLGNVDFKMGILLLVGGILGGTLGVHVIKILRALGNADFLIQITYVLMLGFVGAYMFIESLQSMRRTKVPATETIDVAAGPRKESMYMQLVKKLPFQTRFDKSGVELSVLLPLILGTFVGVLAAIMGVGGGFLMVPVMVYLLRMPMHVVVGTSLFQILFTCINVTIMQATTNHTVDFILALILLLGSTLGAQLGVKVSKKLKGEQLKILLASLVLLVMFKMLFDLLVTPDILLAFAGGH; translated from the coding sequence ATGTGGCATTTGTATCTGCCGATTGCAGGCCTTAGCATCAATACCCTTGCGGTGTTTGCCATGGGGGGATTTGTGGGGCTGCTTTCCGGCATCTTTGGCGTTGGCGGAGGTTTTCTGATGACCCCGCTTTTAATTATGATCGGCATTCCGCCGACCATAGCAGCAGCTTCGGATTCCAACCAAATTGTGGGCGCTTCCACCTCAGGCACCCTGGCCCATTACCGCCTGGGCAATGTGGATTTTAAAATGGGGATTCTGCTCCTTGTGGGCGGGATTCTCGGCGGCACCCTGGGCGTTCACGTGATCAAAATCCTGCGTGCCCTGGGCAATGCCGATTTTCTCATCCAGATCACCTACGTCCTCATGCTCGGATTTGTGGGTGCCTACATGTTCATAGAGAGCCTGCAGTCCATGCGACGCACCAAGGTTCCGGCAACCGAAACCATTGATGTGGCGGCAGGACCCCGCAAGGAGTCCATGTACATGCAACTGGTTAAAAAGCTGCCCTTCCAGACCCGGTTTGACAAATCCGGCGTGGAACTGTCCGTTCTGCTGCCCCTGATCCTTGGGACTTTCGTTGGTGTCCTTGCGGCCATCATGGGCGTGGGGGGTGGTTTTCTCATGGTACCGGTCATGGTTTATCTGCTTCGCATGCCCATGCATGTGGTGGTGGGAACAAGTCTTTTTCAGATTCTTTTCACCTGCATCAACGTCACCATCATGCAGGCGACCACCAATCACACCGTTGATTTTATTCTGGCTCTCATCCTGCTTTTGGGTTCCACTTTGGGTGCCCAGCTTGGTGTCAAGGTAAGCAAGAAACTTAAGGGCGAACAGCTTAAGATCCTTTTGGCAAGCCTGGTGTTGCTTGTGATGTTCAAAATGCTGTTTGATCTGCTGGTCACCCCCGATATTCTACTGGCATTTGCAGGAGGGCATTAA
- a CDS encoding TIGR02186 family protein: protein MKFYQKLGGIFLLLMLLGLPVFASADVPGTFTVTPSSIDIGASFNGINIKVQGTIPQDADAVVRFKSEARDVALKEKGKAMGILWMNKGKVTFHHCPDIFMVATPASLPQESDQWKGLGLGISSLEDQIEIVPAPENKTFLFDEFVKLKSKHGAYSSGFGNVTYQAVSQGVKPFSADISVPSGLKPGSYQVEVFTVKNGAVESKAETSVTVEEVGFPKFLSSLAFGKPLLYGIVSVIIALAAGLLTGLIFQGSNEGH from the coding sequence ATGAAATTTTATCAAAAATTGGGGGGCATCTTTCTGCTGCTCATGCTTTTGGGCCTGCCTGTCTTTGCATCGGCCGACGTACCCGGCACCTTTACAGTGACCCCTTCATCCATTGATATCGGGGCCTCTTTCAACGGCATTAACATCAAGGTGCAAGGCACCATTCCCCAGGATGCAGACGCCGTGGTTCGATTCAAATCCGAAGCCCGGGACGTGGCGTTGAAAGAGAAGGGAAAAGCCATGGGCATCCTGTGGATGAACAAGGGCAAAGTGACCTTTCACCACTGCCCGGACATTTTCATGGTGGCAACACCGGCCTCTTTGCCCCAAGAATCCGACCAGTGGAAGGGTTTAGGATTGGGTATATCCTCTTTGGAAGACCAGATAGAGATTGTGCCGGCCCCGGAAAATAAAACGTTTCTCTTTGATGAATTTGTCAAACTTAAATCCAAACACGGGGCTTACTCATCAGGGTTCGGCAATGTAACCTACCAGGCCGTATCCCAGGGAGTGAAACCGTTTAGCGCAGATATCTCCGTTCCTTCTGGATTAAAACCCGGATCCTACCAGGTGGAGGTATTCACGGTGAAAAACGGTGCCGTGGAATCAAAGGCTGAAACAAGCGTTACGGTCGAGGAGGTCGGATTTCCCAAATTTCTGTCCTCCCTGGCTTTTGGCAAACCATTGCTCTATGGTATTGTGTCAGTGATCATTGCCCTGGCTGCAGGGCTTCTCACCGGCCTGATCTTCCAGGGCAGCAACGAAGGACATTAA
- a CDS encoding PEP/pyruvate-binding domain-containing protein yields MGNFLDRSLLSRLLGKKQTAAEQRSIFEVFSSFRRLLDSNNQILDLMTGMGDKLSGDYIFDTHYIHTSCQEIASLVYKLIHHFNYIAQDRYPGLDDAFWRINAGIQEMLEGKSSLRPDQQCTIADTFITADLEEQVGAKNANLAQLKNVLDLNVPDGFAVTSSAFHWFLAYNGLDREIESWTTQWKQKQISVKKASGEICERIDSAVVPPGMKKEIQKALKKLAGWGSKSKLRLAVRSSAVGEDGKNSFAGQYTSCINTCADDFFKSYKTVVSSAYSQEAMAYRDVNGFEEHEMAMAVGCLEMVFPKVSGVLYTLDPVRPEENRMKINAALGLGAPLVSGQAVFDNYDVEREAPHKILRMIVGDKKKCLVPLVQGGMSQEDVPETLQSEACLTKEQVARLAEIGIMVERYFRAPQDIEFSIDEAGKIWILQSRPLNIKEKMSRLVCDIPKIKEKYNIVFEGKGMVAQNGIGIGKVFLYEDGQDLDDFPPGAILVTRHASPKFAMIAKYASGIITDIGSPAGHMATIAREFRVPTLVDTGIATSLLHHGQEITLDTEGKVVYDGSAKTLCYYAFADDNFADTYEYRLLKRVLKKISPLTFVDPEDKRFSPRYCRTFHDITRFVHEKAVEELINLNYYDLKHERSRAQKLKLDIPLDLMLIDIGEGLAPGAGTRAVLPGQITSVPLNAFLKGLTRKGMWNSEPMSVDFKSFMSSLTRTQPPHQTQPGSIGQNLVVMSKEYINISLRLGYHFNMIDAYMGPNTNDNYIYFRFFGGVTDAGRRTRRVSFLAQVLEKAHFSMKQDNDLLVAKTKKMSWERMEESLFIVGELVAFTRQLDVKMLNDTYVKKYVDDFWALSAGK; encoded by the coding sequence ATGGGCAATTTTTTGGATCGGAGTCTTCTAAGCCGCCTTCTGGGCAAAAAACAGACCGCTGCCGAGCAGCGCTCGATATTTGAGGTATTCTCAAGTTTCAGGCGGCTTCTGGATTCCAATAACCAGATCCTGGATCTCATGACCGGCATGGGAGATAAACTGAGTGGTGATTATATTTTTGACACCCACTATATCCACACCAGCTGCCAGGAGATCGCAAGCCTTGTTTACAAACTGATCCATCATTTTAATTATATTGCACAAGACAGATACCCCGGGCTTGATGACGCGTTCTGGCGCATCAACGCGGGGATTCAGGAGATGCTTGAAGGCAAATCCAGCCTGCGCCCTGACCAGCAGTGCACCATTGCCGATACGTTTATCACTGCTGATCTTGAGGAGCAGGTGGGGGCCAAAAACGCCAACCTGGCCCAGCTAAAAAATGTGCTGGACCTCAATGTCCCCGACGGGTTTGCCGTCACCTCCTCAGCCTTTCACTGGTTTCTGGCCTACAACGGCCTGGACCGGGAAATTGAATCCTGGACCACCCAGTGGAAACAAAAACAGATTTCTGTCAAGAAAGCATCCGGGGAAATCTGTGAGCGCATCGACAGTGCCGTTGTGCCGCCGGGGATGAAAAAAGAGATCCAGAAGGCATTGAAGAAACTTGCCGGATGGGGTTCGAAAAGCAAACTGCGCCTGGCCGTGAGAAGCAGTGCCGTGGGCGAGGACGGAAAAAACAGTTTTGCAGGCCAGTACACCAGCTGCATCAACACCTGCGCCGATGATTTTTTTAAAAGCTACAAGACTGTTGTAAGCAGTGCCTACAGCCAGGAAGCCATGGCTTACCGGGATGTCAACGGATTCGAAGAGCATGAAATGGCCATGGCTGTGGGATGTCTGGAAATGGTTTTTCCAAAGGTCTCCGGCGTCCTGTATACCCTGGACCCGGTCCGTCCTGAAGAAAACCGGATGAAAATCAATGCGGCTTTGGGGCTTGGCGCGCCCCTTGTTTCAGGACAGGCTGTATTTGACAACTATGATGTGGAGCGTGAAGCCCCCCACAAAATTCTGCGGATGATCGTGGGGGATAAAAAAAAGTGCCTGGTACCGCTGGTCCAAGGCGGAATGAGCCAGGAAGATGTGCCTGAAACCTTGCAGTCCGAAGCCTGTCTCACCAAAGAACAGGTAGCCCGCCTGGCGGAAATCGGTATCATGGTGGAACGTTATTTCAGGGCTCCCCAGGACATTGAGTTTTCTATTGATGAGGCAGGAAAAATCTGGATTTTGCAGTCCCGGCCCTTGAATATCAAGGAAAAAATGAGCCGGCTGGTGTGCGACATCCCCAAGATCAAAGAAAAATATAACATCGTGTTTGAAGGAAAGGGCATGGTGGCCCAGAACGGCATCGGCATCGGAAAGGTGTTTCTGTATGAGGACGGCCAGGACCTGGATGATTTCCCGCCGGGCGCCATCCTGGTCACACGCCATGCTTCGCCCAAATTCGCCATGATTGCCAAATATGCATCGGGAATCATCACGGATATCGGCTCCCCCGCAGGCCATATGGCCACCATTGCCAGGGAGTTCAGGGTCCCCACCCTTGTGGACACAGGCATTGCCACAAGCCTCTTACACCACGGCCAGGAGATCACCCTGGATACCGAAGGAAAGGTGGTCTATGACGGCTCTGCCAAAACCCTTTGCTACTACGCATTCGCCGACGACAACTTTGCCGACACCTATGAGTATCGCCTGCTGAAGCGGGTATTGAAAAAGATTTCCCCCCTGACCTTTGTGGATCCCGAAGACAAACGGTTCTCTCCACGCTATTGCCGGACCTTCCACGACATTACCCGGTTCGTGCATGAAAAGGCCGTGGAGGAATTGATTAACCTCAATTATTACGATCTGAAACATGAACGGTCACGGGCCCAGAAACTCAAGCTGGACATCCCCCTTGATCTGATGCTCATCGACATCGGCGAAGGGCTTGCACCCGGTGCCGGCACCCGGGCCGTGCTGCCCGGCCAGATTACGTCCGTGCCCCTGAATGCATTCCTCAAAGGGTTGACCCGGAAAGGGATGTGGAACAGCGAGCCCATGAGCGTTGATTTCAAAAGCTTCATGTCCAGTCTGACACGGACCCAGCCCCCCCACCAGACCCAACCCGGTTCCATCGGCCAGAATCTGGTGGTGATGTCCAAAGAGTATATCAACATCAGCCTTCGCTTAGGCTATCATTTCAACATGATTGATGCCTATATGGGCCCCAATACCAATGATAATTATATCTATTTCAGATTTTTCGGAGGGGTGACCGATGCGGGGCGACGCACCCGCCGGGTCAGTTTTCTGGCCCAGGTCCTGGAAAAAGCCCATTTCAGTATGAAACAGGACAATGATCTGCTTGTGGCCAAAACAAAAAAAATGAGTTGGGAGCGCATGGAAGAAAGCCTTTTTATAGTAGGTGAACTGGTGGCTTTCACGCGACAGCTGGATGTCAAAATGCTCAATGACACCTATGTGAAAAAATATGTGGATGATTTCTGGGCGTTAAGCGCGGGCAAATAA
- a CDS encoding response regulator, whose product MEQAKKTSIFILDDEPIVCKRLKASLDRKGYEVITSCDSTKALEIVRQTPFDIVITDLKMEGIDGMQFFTEVKKLHPDTQVIVITGFATLETAKESFKRGVFDFLAKPFKLGEIFAVIERAENNIK is encoded by the coding sequence ATGGAACAAGCTAAAAAAACAAGCATTTTTATTCTGGATGATGAGCCCATTGTATGTAAACGGCTTAAAGCCTCCCTGGACAGAAAGGGATATGAGGTGATCACCAGCTGTGACAGCACCAAAGCCCTTGAAATCGTCAGGCAAACCCCATTTGATATCGTCATTACGGATTTGAAGATGGAAGGTATTGACGGCATGCAGTTTTTCACTGAAGTCAAAAAACTGCACCCGGATACCCAGGTCATCGTAATCACGGGTTTTGCCACCCTGGAGACCGCCAAGGAGTCCTTTAAGAGAGGGGTATTTGATTTCCTTGCCAAACCCTTCAAGCTGGGTGAAATTTTTGCCGTCATCGAACGGGCTGAAAACAATATCAAATAA
- a CDS encoding universal stress protein, with amino-acid sequence MIRTLIALDKDLSSSIALRYACNAVRNFDMALSALHVEDPGPSGRRPGTGWVQRSWETAIEEDGLQKIKALIDMENVKIPAIGLPKIRIGDKTEEILLEAHTGNYDVFMEGMLATANTDDFHQAVKSRLFRKMPLPSILVKNLMPLESMVMVLTSGHDLSLLMPVLSYFITQSRLPLEILVWNPQNTKSIEFTEPKENSNAFFTQVQESFNSSNCPFTSLKGVKGPASLLARELGRSSLVASVIARKTPEESRSSMDLLARIESPVMMFWQ; translated from the coding sequence ATGATACGTACCCTTATCGCCCTTGACAAGGACCTTTCCTCCAGCATTGCATTGAGATATGCCTGCAATGCCGTACGCAACTTTGACATGGCACTTTCAGCCCTTCATGTGGAAGACCCGGGCCCTTCCGGCCGGCGCCCCGGCACCGGCTGGGTCCAACGAAGCTGGGAAACAGCCATTGAGGAAGATGGCCTTCAAAAGATCAAAGCGCTGATTGACATGGAAAATGTGAAAATCCCGGCCATAGGGCTTCCCAAGATACGCATCGGAGATAAAACCGAAGAGATCCTTTTGGAAGCCCACACAGGCAACTATGATGTTTTTATGGAGGGGATGCTGGCAACAGCCAATACTGACGATTTTCACCAGGCCGTTAAATCACGACTGTTTCGTAAAATGCCTTTGCCAAGCATCCTGGTCAAAAACCTCATGCCTTTGGAGTCCATGGTCATGGTCCTGACCTCCGGGCATGATCTTTCACTGCTCATGCCGGTGTTGTCCTATTTTATAACCCAAAGCAGGCTGCCCCTTGAAATTCTTGTCTGGAATCCCCAGAACACGAAATCCATTGAATTTACAGAGCCTAAGGAAAACAGCAACGCATTTTTCACCCAGGTGCAGGAAAGTTTTAACAGTTCCAATTGCCCTTTTACCAGCCTTAAAGGCGTCAAGGGGCCGGCATCGCTTCTGGCCCGGGAACTTGGCCGCTCCAGCCTTGTTGCTTCTGTGATAGCACGCAAAACCCCGGAAGAAAGCCGGTCCAGCATGGACCTTCTGGCAAGGATAGAATCACCGGTGATGATGTTCTGGCAATAA
- a CDS encoding universal stress protein yields the protein MNILTVVNDDFQALKQDRQTVLEAARIARQTWADVTLLGLYPNGGNDACGSMMELMRSYKQIFLDMFKDLGDDCPYTPNRRASKTVMSGPGIYEDLEILQGRFKNLSVRVRVGNPGSQVLAEAADAGSGLIVMGNHESTPLCRTVANDAACSVLAVKGENQPRRVVCCLDQESISQASLEMVNQLTTAYQAELELVGITHSGQLKEDVDRQMDLLVQYYQNQGITALVRLVDASTMEDFFTRYAVEHLICMWMGEKSRLQKLFARQGVTKLIDNAQSSVLILR from the coding sequence ATGAATATATTAACTGTTGTAAATGATGATTTCCAAGCATTGAAACAGGATCGGCAGACCGTTCTGGAAGCGGCCCGCATCGCACGCCAGACCTGGGCGGATGTGACTCTTTTGGGACTGTATCCCAATGGAGGCAACGACGCTTGTGGCAGCATGATGGAGTTGATGCGTTCATATAAGCAGATATTTTTAGACATGTTTAAAGATTTAGGCGACGATTGCCCCTATACCCCGAACCGGCGGGCATCCAAAACGGTGATGTCCGGACCGGGCATTTATGAAGACCTGGAAATTCTTCAGGGACGATTTAAAAATTTGTCCGTGCGGGTCCGTGTGGGCAACCCGGGATCACAGGTCCTGGCAGAGGCTGCGGATGCAGGTTCCGGCCTCATCGTCATGGGCAATCATGAATCCACGCCTCTGTGCCGCACGGTTGCCAATGATGCGGCCTGTTCCGTTCTGGCAGTCAAGGGTGAAAACCAGCCCAGACGTGTGGTGTGCTGCCTGGATCAGGAGAGTATCAGCCAGGCCTCCCTTGAAATGGTCAACCAGTTGACAACTGCCTACCAGGCAGAACTTGAGCTTGTGGGCATCACCCATTCAGGCCAACTCAAAGAGGACGTGGACCGGCAGATGGATCTGTTGGTGCAATACTACCAGAACCAAGGAATCACGGCCCTGGTGAGGCTTGTGGATGCGAGCACCATGGAAGATTTTTTCACCCGGTACGCTGTGGAACACCTGATCTGTATGTGGATGGGAGAAAAATCACGGCTTCAAAAACTGTTTGCCCGCCAGGGTGTTACAAAACTGATAGACAATGCTCAGTCTTCAGTACTAATTCTGCGATGA
- a CDS encoding spore photoproduct lyase family protein, with protein sequence MINPTRVFMDKELELTPEIAYLVSKVKPTPEKVSDSKPVYDLINQADDPVGFAKNVLYITSNKGALIRQCPGTSHYTCCDYTILHCGTYCTMDCAYCILQAYFHPPVLQYFAGFDRYTSALDPVFQGNTILRIGTGEYTDSLIWEPVSLMPRFLVETFAAQDRAVLELKTKTVNIDGLLDLDHNRKTILSWSVNTPEMIASQERGTASLAARLKAAAKAVSKGFRVAFHFDPIFLYPGCETAYEKVIEAIFTHVCPEDVVWISIGTFRFMPHLKSIIESRFPDSTIPYGEFIMGLDNKMRYFKPLRIAIYQRLAALLRQLAPDVAVYFCMEDEEVWMKTFGFFPGQPKALAHMLDTAAVNRCGLDSNLL encoded by the coding sequence ATGATCAATCCCACCCGGGTATTCATGGACAAGGAGCTGGAGCTGACCCCCGAAATCGCGTACCTGGTTTCAAAGGTCAAACCGACACCTGAAAAGGTTTCGGACTCAAAACCAGTATATGATCTGATCAACCAGGCCGATGATCCCGTGGGCTTTGCCAAAAATGTGCTGTATATCACCAGCAACAAGGGGGCCCTGATCCGCCAGTGTCCGGGCACCAGCCACTATACCTGCTGTGATTACACCATTTTGCACTGCGGCACCTATTGTACCATGGACTGCGCCTACTGCATTCTTCAGGCCTATTTTCATCCCCCCGTGCTCCAGTATTTTGCAGGTTTTGACCGGTATACGTCCGCACTTGATCCGGTTTTCCAGGGGAATACCATTTTACGCATCGGCACCGGCGAGTACACCGACTCCCTGATCTGGGAACCTGTGAGCCTGATGCCCAGGTTTCTGGTTGAAACGTTTGCTGCCCAGGACAGGGCCGTTCTTGAACTGAAAACCAAAACCGTCAATATAGACGGACTTCTGGATCTTGACCATAACCGGAAAACCATTCTGTCCTGGTCTGTCAACACTCCTGAAATGATAGCCTCCCAGGAACGGGGCACAGCCAGCCTTGCCGCACGGCTTAAGGCTGCTGCCAAGGCAGTGTCCAAAGGGTTTCGGGTGGCATTTCATTTTGACCCCATTTTTCTGTACCCGGGATGCGAAACTGCATATGAAAAGGTGATTGAAGCCATCTTCACCCATGTGTGCCCGGAAGATGTCGTGTGGATTTCCATCGGCACTTTCAGGTTCATGCCCCATTTAAAATCCATCATTGAATCGCGTTTTCCCGATTCAACAATCCCTTACGGGGAATTCATCATGGGGCTTGACAATAAAATGCGCTACTTCAAGCCGTTACGCATAGCCATATACCAGCGCCTTGCTGCTTTGCTGCGGCAGCTTGCCCCCGATGTTGCCGTCTATTTCTGCATGGAAGATGAAGAGGTGTGGATGAAAACCTTTGGCTTTTTTCCCGGACAGCCCAAAGCACTGGCCCATATGCTGGACACCGCTGCCGTGAACCGGTGCGGACTCGACAGTAACCTGCTTTAG
- a CDS encoding ParB N-terminal domain-containing protein — translation MTAMIFTDIPVSEIDLSDTGFRITGSGCDIEHLSASICRYGIMVAPLVMCQRDKYIVVSGFRRIEAALHSGLSRISCRVMPAGQFLDAALAAVTENSFSRELTPAELIRATTLLMGFMDAKSMAENATSIFNMPLNPGYIHTLARIHTMPDPVLDLLEQGQISIKACKNLLTLDSDILSEFLHLFSQIKVSSGIQMEIIAWAKEICALEKISLSRLIQESPLDGNDAGHRDMGALGKQFKSFLAQRRFPALTAAKFKAQEQIKTLDLDSGCQLTLPENFEGMVYTMQMEFKNEDEFNMRLNRLAKLSEHPAFKSLMAR, via the coding sequence ATGACAGCCATGATCTTTACTGATATCCCGGTGTCTGAGATAGACCTTTCAGATACCGGGTTTCGCATTACAGGGTCCGGGTGCGACATTGAACACCTGTCGGCATCCATTTGCCGATATGGCATTATGGTTGCGCCCCTGGTGATGTGTCAACGGGACAAATACATTGTGGTGTCCGGATTCAGGCGGATTGAAGCGGCTCTGCATTCAGGGCTTTCCCGGATATCATGCCGTGTCATGCCTGCAGGGCAGTTTCTGGATGCTGCCCTGGCTGCCGTCACCGAAAATTCATTTTCAAGGGAGTTGACCCCTGCAGAACTCATTCGGGCCACCACTCTTTTAATGGGTTTTATGGATGCCAAAAGTATGGCAGAAAACGCTACTTCTATCTTTAACATGCCGCTGAATCCCGGTTATATTCATACGCTGGCCAGAATCCATACCATGCCGGATCCTGTCCTTGACCTTCTGGAGCAAGGACAGATATCCATTAAGGCGTGTAAAAATCTTTTGACCCTGGATTCAGATATTTTATCTGAATTTTTACATCTTTTTTCCCAGATCAAAGTCTCCTCGGGTATCCAGATGGAGATCATTGCTTGGGCAAAGGAGATATGCGCCCTTGAAAAAATAAGCCTGTCAAGGCTCATCCAGGAGAGCCCGTTGGATGGCAATGATGCCGGACATAGAGATATGGGAGCCCTTGGAAAGCAGTTCAAGTCCTTTCTTGCCCAGCGGCGGTTTCCCGCACTTACGGCAGCTAAATTTAAGGCCCAGGAGCAAATCAAGACACTTGATCTGGATTCCGGATGTCAATTGACGCTTCCTGAAAATTTTGAAGGAATGGTCTATACCATGCAGATGGAATTCAAAAATGAGGATGAGTTTAACATGCGCCTTAACCGCCTGGCAAAGCTTTCAGAGCATCCAGCATTCAAATCCCTTATGGCCAGATAG